CCGCGGAGACGGCGACGGTGCTGCGGGTGCTGGTGGAGTTGCTGCGCGACGAGGACGTCCAGCAGGTGATCGACCGGATGATCGTGCGGCGCATCGCCGAACCGCAGTGGGGTCCGCCGGTGGGCCGGGTGTTGCAGACGCTGCTGGCCGAGAACCGACAGGAAGCGCTGATTCAGCTGCTGGCCGACCGGGCATTCCAGTGGTCGCTGAACGCCGGCGTGGTGATCCAGCGGGTGGTGGAGCGCGACTCGCCGACGTGGTCGCCGCGGTTCGTCGACCATCTCGTGGGCGATCGCATCCACCGTGAGCTGATGGATTTCACCGACAAGGTCCGGCGCAACCCCGACCACGAGCTGCGTCGGTCGGCGACCCGGTTCCTGTTCGAATTCGCCGACGACCTGCAGAACGACCCGGACACCATCGCGCGGGCCGACGCGGTCAAAGAGCAGCTGATGGCGCGCGAAGAGGTGGCCAACGCGGCCAAGACGGCGTGGGCGACGCTCAAACGTCTGGTGCTCGAGGGCGTCGACGACCCGTCCAGCGCGCTGCGCACCCGGGTTGCCGACGCGGTGATCCGGATCGGGGAATCGTTACGCGACGACGCCGATCTTCGCGACAAGGTGGACGGTTGGATGGTTCGTGCGGCCCAACACCTGGTCTCCCAATATGGGGTGGAGATCACAGCGATCATTACCGAGACGATCGAGCGCTGGGACGCCGCGGAAGCCAGCCGCCGCATCGAGCTCCATGTGGGCCGTGACCTGCAATTTATCCGGATCAACGGGACGGTCGTGGGGTCGCTGGCGGGGCTGGTGATCTACACGGTGGCGCAACTGCTGTTCTGAGGGAGGCGTCACAAGCGCTTGCAAAAGCAAGCACACGTTCGTACCCTGGTGGTCGTAAGCAAACACCCGACGCTGGGAGTAGCAACTGATGTCGCCGGAGGAAAAGCTGGGCGCCAAGGTGTCCACAAAAGCCTCTGACGTGGCCTCCGACATCGGCAGCTTCATCCGGTCGCAGCGCGAGCTGGCCCAGGTCTCGATGCGGCAGCTTGCCGAACGGTCCGGTGTCAGCAACCCATACCTGAGCCAGGTGGAGCGGGGACTGCGCAAGCCGTCCGCGGACGTGCTGGCGCAGATCGCGAAGGCGTTGCGGGTGTCCGCGCAGATCCTCTACGTGCGTGCGGGGATGCTCGAGCCCAGCGAGACCAGCCAGGTACGGGACGCCATCGTCACCGACACGGCCATCACCGAGCGTCAAAAGCAGGTTCTGCTGGACACCTACGCATCGTTCGTCCAGGAGAACGAAGCTGACCGTGAGGAGTGTCCCATCGAACCCGGCAGAGAAGCTTGATCCACCCCCTAGCGCCGACGCCGGCCTTGTGTCCGCACCGGACACCACCCCGGGTCCATCCGCCGGCCGCCGATCTACCCGGCCGCGGCGACGACATCTCAATAGTCCCCTACCGCAAGTCCCTTATCGCACCCCGCCCGCCGACCCGACCAACCAGGAGGTTCCCGCCAGCAGCGTGCCGAGCAGGCCACGTCAATCCGCGGGTCTTGACCGCCCCTCAGCCCTCCTGACCGAAGGAGCCGCCGCTTGCACCAACTTCGCAAATTGCAGGTAGTAATCCCGATATCGAAAACAATGAGAGGAAACATCAATGGCTGACAACACCAACATCGAGGAGCTCAAGGCCCCGCTGCTGGCCGCACTGGGCGCCGCCGACCTGGCCCTGGCCACCGTGAACGACCTGATCGCCAACCTGCGCGACCGTGCCGAGGAGACCCGCACCGACACCCGCAGCCGAGTCGAGGAGACGCGCAGCAGCCTGCGTGAGCGTGCCGAGGAGAGCCGTGCCCGGCTGAGCAAGCTGCAGGAGGACCTGCCCGAGCAGCTGACCGAGCTGCGCGAGCGCTTCACCTCCGAGGAGCTGCGCAAGGCGGCCGAGGGCTACCTCGAGGCCGCCACCACCCGCTACAACGAGCTGGTCGAGCGCGGCGAGGCCGCCTTGGAGCGGCTGCGCAGCCAGTCCGCGTTCGAGGACGCGTCGGCGCGTGCCGAGGGCTACGTGGACCAGGCCGTCGAGCTGACCCAGGAGGCGCTGGGCACCGTGGCGTCGCAGACCCGCGCCGTCGGCGAGCGCGCCGCCAAGCTGGTCGGCATCGAGCTGCCCAAGAAGGCCGAGGAGACCGCCGCGGCGGCGCAGAAGACCGTCGCCAAGAAGGCCGCTCCGGCCAAGAAGGCCGCCCCCGCCAAGAAGGCGCCGGCCGCCAAGAAGGCCCCGGCCAAGAAGGTCACCCAGAAGTAGTCGCGGCTCCCCGCCGCACCAAGTGACGATCGACTCCGGGCCGCCCCGGGACACTCCCGCGGGCGGCTCGGAGTCGACGTTTCTGCGCAGCCCCGCCTAGTCTTAGGGGCGTGCACGTAGTGAACGCCGTCATGGTCGTCTTGCAGATCGCCCTCACCCTGATGGCGGTGTACGCGTTCGTGCATGCCGCGATGCAACGAGCCGACGCCTACACCGCAGCCGAAAAGCTGACCAAGCCGGTCTGGTTGCTGATCCTCGGCGGCGCGGTGGCCCTGACATCGGTCCTGGCCTTCGTGTTCCAGATCATGGGACTGGCGGTGGCCGCGGTGGCGGCCGGCGTCTATCTGGTCGACGTGCGGCCCAAGCTGCTCGAAGTGCAGGGCAAGTCCCGCTAGCGGATGAAGCTTCTGCTGTGCGCGCCGGTAGCGGCGTTGGTTGCGCTGCTGGGCGCGGCGCCCGCGCCCGCCGACCCGGGGACGGCGGACACCGTCGGTGTGTCTCGTCAGCCGCCGTTCGTCGACCACACCGAATGGGTGTACTGGGGCCGGCTGCCCAGTCTGCGCGTGTATCCCACACCGGCGGCGCGCGCCGTATCCCGGGACACGGGAACCCAGGGTGCCGCTGAGGAGGCCTGGGCGGAGGTGCTGGCACGATCTCCCGACGCCCACACCCCCGGTATGTGGGAGCAGTTCCTCTGTCATTGGCGCTTCGCCGAGTTCGCCCGACCCGGCAAGACCAGCTGGAACCTGGAACCGTGGCGGCCCGTGGTGGACGATGCGCAGATGATCGCGGCCTCGTGCAACCCCGGCGGCCCGGAGGAGACGTTCTGATGCCCACGAACCTGACCCGCAGCCGGCTGGCCGCCCTGGTCGACCACACCCTGCTCAAACCCGAAGCCACCCGCGCCGAAGTGGCGGCACTGGTCGCCGAAGGCGCCGAACTCGGCGTCTACGCCGTCTGCGTCTCGCCGTCGATGGTGCCGGCCGCGGCAACCGTCGCCGAGGTGCGCATCGCCGCCGTGGCCGGATTCCCGTCCGGCAAACACCTACCCGAGATCAAGGCGCGAGAAGCGGCTGCCGCGCTGGCCGCCGGCGCCGCCGAGATCGACATGGTCATCGACGTCGGTGCGGCGCTGGCCGGCGACTTCGCAGCCGTGCAGGCCGACATCGCGGCGGTGCGCGAGGCGACCGGCGGCTCCGTGCTGAAGGTGATCGTGGAGTCGGCTGTGCTGCTGGGGCAGGGCGACGAGCACACGCTGACCGCGGTATGCCGTGCCGCCGAAGACGCCGGAGCCGACTTCGTCAAGACTTCGACCGGGTTCCACCCGGCCGGCGGGGCCAGCGT
The nucleotide sequence above comes from Mycobacterium kiyosense. Encoded proteins:
- a CDS encoding membrane protein — protein: MTHRVDGAGAHPGRGADAQPVASRPTGTSFAESFAGADPGADAERRTALRRMKAVALGFLVGATVVFLVCRWANMHGTAPAWVGYVGAAAEAGMVGALADWFAVTALFKHPLGIPIPHTAIIKRKKDQLGEGLGTFVRENFLSPEVVETKLRDAQVPSRLGKWLAEPAHAQRVAAETATVLRVLVELLRDEDVQQVIDRMIVRRIAEPQWGPPVGRVLQTLLAENRQEALIQLLADRAFQWSLNAGVVIQRVVERDSPTWSPRFVDHLVGDRIHRELMDFTDKVRRNPDHELRRSATRFLFEFADDLQNDPDTIARADAVKEQLMAREEVANAAKTAWATLKRLVLEGVDDPSSALRTRVADAVIRIGESLRDDADLRDKVDGWMVRAAQHLVSQYGVEITAIITETIERWDAAEASRRIELHVGRDLQFIRINGTVVGSLAGLVIYTVAQLLF
- the deoC gene encoding deoxyribose-phosphate aldolase is translated as MPTNLTRSRLAALVDHTLLKPEATRAEVAALVAEGAELGVYAVCVSPSMVPAAATVAEVRIAAVAGFPSGKHLPEIKAREAAAALAAGAAEIDMVIDVGAALAGDFAAVQADIAAVREATGGSVLKVIVESAVLLGQGDEHTLTAVCRAAEDAGADFVKTSTGFHPAGGASVRAVELMSATVGGRLGVKASGGIRTAADAIAMIDAGATRLGLSGTRAVLDGLDS
- a CDS encoding transcriptional regulator, coding for MSPEEKLGAKVSTKASDVASDIGSFIRSQRELAQVSMRQLAERSGVSNPYLSQVERGLRKPSADVLAQIAKALRVSAQILYVRAGMLEPSETSQVRDAIVTDTAITERQKQVLLDTYASFVQENEADREECPIEPGREA
- the hbhA gene encoding heparin-binding hemagglutinin, with translation MADNTNIEELKAPLLAALGAADLALATVNDLIANLRDRAEETRTDTRSRVEETRSSLRERAEESRARLSKLQEDLPEQLTELRERFTSEELRKAAEGYLEAATTRYNELVERGEAALERLRSQSAFEDASARAEGYVDQAVELTQEALGTVASQTRAVGERAAKLVGIELPKKAEETAAAAQKTVAKKAAPAKKAAPAKKAPAAKKAPAKKVTQK